Proteins encoded within one genomic window of Salinisphaera sp. T31B1:
- a CDS encoding arsenic transporter — MLALAIFIVTLVLVIWQPKNLGIGWSALGGAAVALATGVVHWADVRVVWDIVWDATFTFVALIIISLILDEAGFFSWAALHIARWGNGRGHLLFPLIVLLGAVIAAFFANDGAALLLTPIVIAILLRLEFSASAALAFIIATGFIADTASLPLVISNLVNIVSANFFDVSFSRYAAVMVPVDLDSIAATLGVLWLAFGRRIPSLYPLAALDPPASAIVDPYVFRAALPVLAVLLVAYFVLAPWHVPFCLVTGAGAIVLMAIAGRWWRRGDGAVISLGPVLRNAPWQIVLFSIGMYLVVYGLGQAGLTDYGATVLNWLGQQGALVATLGTGFLAALVASIMNNMPSTLVGALAIKQAHVPELTYRLMVYANIIGNDLGPKFTPIGSLATLLWLHVLAGKGYRIGWGQYMKIGLMLTPPVLLATLIALAVWLPFIST; from the coding sequence ATGCTGGCGCTGGCCATCTTCATCGTCACGCTCGTGCTCGTTATCTGGCAACCGAAAAACCTCGGTATTGGCTGGAGCGCGCTGGGCGGCGCGGCGGTTGCACTCGCCACCGGCGTGGTGCACTGGGCCGATGTGCGCGTTGTCTGGGATATCGTCTGGGATGCGACGTTCACGTTCGTGGCGCTGATCATCATCTCCCTGATTCTCGACGAGGCCGGTTTTTTCTCGTGGGCGGCACTGCATATCGCGCGCTGGGGCAACGGGCGCGGACATCTGCTGTTTCCCCTGATCGTGTTGTTGGGTGCCGTGATCGCCGCATTCTTCGCCAATGACGGTGCGGCGCTGTTGCTCACGCCTATCGTCATCGCGATCTTGCTGCGGCTGGAATTCTCGGCCTCGGCAGCGCTGGCTTTCATCATCGCCACCGGCTTCATTGCCGATACGGCCAGTCTGCCACTGGTGATCTCCAACCTGGTCAATATCGTCAGTGCGAATTTCTTCGATGTGTCGTTCAGCCGATACGCCGCGGTCATGGTGCCCGTCGATCTGGACTCGATCGCTGCGACGCTGGGCGTTCTCTGGCTGGCGTTTGGGCGGCGCATACCTTCTCTTTATCCGCTGGCCGCGCTTGACCCGCCGGCCAGCGCGATCGTTGATCCTTACGTGTTTCGTGCGGCGCTGCCCGTGCTCGCCGTGCTGCTTGTGGCTTATTTTGTCCTGGCGCCGTGGCATGTGCCGTTTTGCCTGGTGACCGGCGCTGGGGCGATTGTTCTCATGGCCATTGCCGGCCGCTGGTGGCGCCGCGGCGATGGTGCTGTCATCTCGCTTGGTCCGGTCCTTCGTAACGCGCCTTGGCAGATCGTGCTGTTCTCGATTGGCATGTACTTGGTGGTCTACGGCCTGGGGCAAGCCGGACTGACGGATTACGGCGCGACGGTACTCAATTGGCTGGGGCAACAAGGCGCGCTCGTGGCCACGCTGGGCACCGGCTTTCTCGCCGCGCTGGTCGCATCCATCATGAACAACATGCCCTCGACGCTCGTGGGTGCCCTGGCTATCAAACAGGCGCATGTGCCGGAGTTGACGTACCGCCTGATGGTGTATGCCAACATCATCGGCAACGATCTCGGTCCTAAATTCACACCGATCGGCAGCCTGGCGACGCTCCTATGGCTGCACGTGCTGGCCGGCAAGGGCTACCGGATTGGTTGGGGCCAGTATATGAAGATCGGCCTCATGCTGACACCACCGGTTTTACTGGCCACCTTGATTGCATTAGCGGTCTGGTTGCCGTTCATTTCGACGTAG
- the merR gene encoding Hg(II)-responsive transcriptional regulator: MIETGKTIGQLAAAAGVNVQTVRYYQRRGLIEQPPKPSSGYRRYPRATMERIRFIKRAQGLGFSLDEIRELLTLGDGHCDDVRRVAEHQRAMVAARIADLAAMQDTLDGLIDRCRNAHPPGHCPLIETLSHRD, encoded by the coding sequence ATGATTGAAACCGGAAAAACCATCGGACAACTGGCGGCTGCGGCCGGCGTCAATGTGCAAACGGTGCGCTACTACCAACGGCGCGGATTGATCGAGCAACCGCCCAAACCGTCTTCTGGCTACCGCCGCTATCCGCGCGCGACCATGGAGCGCATCCGTTTCATCAAGCGCGCGCAGGGCCTGGGTTTCAGCCTCGACGAAATCCGCGAGTTGCTGACATTGGGCGACGGCCATTGCGATGACGTGCGTCGTGTGGCCGAACATCAGCGCGCGATGGTCGCGGCCCGCATCGCCGATCTGGCCGCGATGCAGGACACGCTGGATGGGCTGATCGATCGCTGCCGGAACGCCCATCCGCCTGGCCATTGCCCGCTGATCGAGACCCTGTCCCACCGCGACTGA
- the arsH gene encoding arsenical resistance protein ArsH: MTHRIDFHDLPNIDPASLRPIDIEALAGPNTSRHAPPILILYGSLRARSYSRFVAEEAARLLRWFGCEVRLFDPSGLPLPDDTEAGHPKVQALRELATWSEGMVWVSPERHGAMTGIMKTQIDWIPLSLGGVRPTQGKTLAVMEVSGGSQSFNAVNQLRILGRWMRMVTIPNQSSVPKAFGEFDDDGRMQDSPLYRRVVDVCEELVKFTWLMRDRGDYLTHRYSERVESAEETSRRVNQVAH, from the coding sequence ATGACGCACCGCATAGATTTTCACGATCTGCCCAACATCGATCCGGCGTCGCTACGGCCGATTGATATCGAGGCATTGGCCGGCCCCAACACGTCGCGGCATGCGCCGCCGATTCTGATTCTTTATGGTTCGCTTCGGGCGCGGTCCTATTCGCGCTTTGTCGCCGAGGAAGCCGCCCGCCTGTTGCGGTGGTTCGGCTGCGAGGTGCGGCTATTCGATCCGTCCGGCCTGCCGCTGCCGGACGACACTGAGGCCGGTCATCCGAAGGTACAGGCGCTGCGCGAACTGGCGACCTGGTCGGAAGGCATGGTGTGGGTCAGCCCGGAACGCCACGGCGCGATGACCGGCATCATGAAGACTCAGATCGACTGGATTCCGCTGTCGCTGGGTGGCGTGCGCCCCACCCAAGGCAAGACCCTGGCGGTCATGGAAGTCTCCGGCGGCAGCCAGAGCTTCAACGCCGTCAATCAACTCCGGATTCTGGGCCGCTGGATGCGCATGGTCACGATTCCCAATCAGTCCTCCGTGCCGAAAGCATTCGGCGAGTTCGACGACGACGGCCGCATGCAGGATTCGCCGCTGTATCGACGGGTCGTCGATGTGTGCGAAGAACTCGTGAAATTCACCTGGCTAATGCGCGACCGGGGCGACTATCTGACCCATCGCTACTCCGAGCGCGTGGAAAGCGCCGAGGAAACGTCCCGGCGCGTCAACCAAGTCGCGCACTAA
- a CDS encoding DUF1289 domain-containing protein, translated as MAVASPCIDICKLDRKTDLCVGCLRTATEIRQWRRLSDSRRRRILAERCRREAKLAWRR; from the coding sequence GTGGCCGTCGCTTCACCGTGCATCGACATCTGCAAGCTCGACCGCAAGACCGACCTGTGTGTCGGATGTTTGCGCACGGCAACCGAAATTCGTCAGTGGCGCAGGCTCAGCGACTCCAGGCGCCGTCGAATCCTGGCCGAACGCTGCCGGCGTGAGGCGAAGTTGGCCTGGCGCCGCTGA
- a CDS encoding metal/formaldehyde-sensitive transcriptional repressor, producing the protein MHTIREKQKLLNRVRRIRGQMEAVERALEDEKECADVMQRIAGVRGALNGLMAEVLEDHIHEHVAAEALAAEQRSEGAAELIDIVRAYLK; encoded by the coding sequence GTGCATACGATCCGCGAGAAACAGAAGCTATTAAACCGAGTGCGCCGTATACGGGGCCAGATGGAGGCGGTTGAGCGGGCGCTCGAAGACGAAAAAGAGTGCGCCGACGTCATGCAGCGAATCGCCGGCGTGCGCGGTGCCCTCAATGGCCTGATGGCCGAAGTGCTCGAAGACCATATTCACGAGCACGTGGCCGCCGAGGCACTGGCAGCCGAGCAACGGTCCGAAGGCGCGGCCGAACTCATCGATATCGTCCGCGCGTATCTGAAATAA
- a CDS encoding MFS transporter, with amino-acid sequence MTTKPIGGLWRNRVYRHLFAAQISALIGTGLTTIALALLAYDLAGGNAGRVLGIALACKMVAYVGIAPVVGGYAQRLPRKTLLVTLDLLRAGFVLCLPWVTAVWQIYVLIFLLNACSAGFTPVFQATIPEVVPDNAQYTRALALSRLAYELENLLSPALATALLFLVSYNQLFMLNGLAFLGSAALVVTTVLPAVADETGSINVWQRVSAGVRRYLGNHRLRAVLALYAGVAAAGAMIIVNTVVYVRQTLGGGDVQVAQAFMASGAGSMLAALWLPRWLDRHSERSAMLAGGLLLGLALLVGGLWLPGFAGLLAVWFVLGIGLGLTQTPVGRLLTAASDSSSRPGVFSAQFALSHACWLVGYPLAGVLGSTVGPRPTLLMLGAIALIAWAVAGRLWRSE; translated from the coding sequence ATGACGACGAAGCCCATCGGCGGCCTGTGGCGTAATCGGGTCTATCGACATCTGTTTGCCGCACAAATCTCGGCGCTGATCGGCACCGGTCTGACCACGATCGCATTGGCGCTGCTGGCCTACGACCTGGCCGGCGGCAACGCAGGACGCGTGCTGGGCATCGCATTGGCGTGCAAGATGGTCGCCTATGTGGGGATCGCCCCGGTGGTTGGTGGCTATGCTCAACGCTTGCCGCGTAAGACGCTGTTAGTGACGCTGGACCTGCTGCGGGCCGGGTTTGTCTTGTGTCTGCCCTGGGTGACGGCGGTATGGCAGATCTATGTGCTGATCTTTCTGCTGAACGCCTGCTCGGCGGGCTTTACACCGGTATTCCAGGCCACGATTCCCGAAGTGGTGCCCGATAACGCCCAATACACGCGCGCATTGGCGCTGTCTCGCCTGGCTTACGAACTGGAGAATCTGCTCAGTCCGGCGCTGGCCACCGCGCTTTTGTTCCTCGTGTCCTATAACCAGTTGTTCATGCTTAACGGACTCGCCTTTCTAGGTTCGGCGGCGCTGGTCGTGACGACCGTTCTACCGGCGGTTGCTGACGAAACGGGATCAATCAATGTCTGGCAGCGGGTATCGGCCGGCGTCCGTCGATATCTGGGCAACCATAGGCTACGCGCGGTGTTGGCGCTATACGCTGGGGTGGCCGCCGCTGGGGCCATGATTATCGTCAATACCGTGGTCTATGTGCGCCAGACGCTGGGCGGCGGCGATGTGCAGGTCGCGCAGGCGTTCATGGCCTCGGGCGCGGGCTCAATGCTCGCCGCGTTGTGGCTACCGCGCTGGCTGGATCGCCATTCCGAACGCTCCGCAATGCTCGCCGGCGGCCTGTTACTCGGCCTGGCATTGCTGGTCGGCGGTCTCTGGTTGCCGGGTTTTGCTGGCTTGCTTGCCGTCTGGTTCGTGCTGGGTATCGGCCTGGGCCTGACCCAGACCCCTGTCGGGCGCCTGTTGACCGCCGCCAGCGATAGCAGCAGCCGGCCAGGCGTGTTTTCGGCCCAGTTTGCGTTGTCCCATGCCTGCTGGCTGGTTGGCTATCCGCTGGCTGGCGTGCTCGGTTCGACGGTCGGACCGCGCCCGACGTTGCTGATGCTCGGTGCCATTGCTCTGATTGCTTGGGCCGTGGCCGGCCGTTTATGGCGATCTGAATAA
- the arsC gene encoding arsenate reductase (glutaredoxin) (This arsenate reductase requires both glutathione and glutaredoxin to convert arsenate to arsenite, after which the efflux transporter formed by ArsA and ArsB can extrude the arsenite from the cell, providing resistance.) translates to MQPLIYHNPDCGTSRNTLAMIEASGETPEIVEYLKNPPSRERLLELLDRMGMPPRDLLRRKGTPYDELGLDDPALRDDQLIDAMRAHPILINRPIVVTDRGVRLCRPSERVLDLLAAPVETFTKEDGEVVTYSKDR, encoded by the coding sequence ATGCAACCTTTGATTTACCACAACCCGGACTGCGGCACGTCGCGCAACACATTGGCCATGATCGAAGCGTCTGGTGAGACGCCGGAGATCGTCGAATATCTCAAGAATCCACCGTCGCGCGAGCGGCTGCTTGAGCTGCTCGACCGGATGGGCATGCCGCCGCGCGATCTGTTGCGGCGCAAGGGCACGCCTTACGACGAGCTGGGTCTTGATGATCCAGCGTTGCGTGATGACCAACTGATCGACGCCATGCGGGCGCACCCCATCCTAATCAACCGACCGATCGTGGTAACTGACCGGGGCGTGCGTTTGTGTCGGCCGTCTGAAAGAGTTCTGGACTTGCTGGCCGCCCCGGTCGAAACCTTCACCAAGGAAGACGGTGAAGTCGTCACGTATTCGAAGGACCGCTGA
- a CDS encoding cation diffusion facilitator family transporter, translated as MKNYYRVAIVVRSYGSTLFGYRHSLDQQVSCESGATDRTDTLIGWRRSLLCSQAATQQTRNSTMAESCCGCSAGDLSEASGGQRRALIAALVINAVMFVAEMSVGLWAHSSALQADSVDMLIDAVGLGIGLFALNRTLRARTRAGFTNALIELVLAAGIGAQLIHQIVTGALPVATIMIGMGFIALLANLASAGLLMRYRHQDINMRAMWLCTRNDAIGNAATVVAGGLVLVFNVPWPDWIVGALVALLFGYTAVGILREASGQAATAGKRMTEKI; from the coding sequence TTGAAAAACTATTACCGCGTTGCGATCGTTGTCCGATCGTACGGATCGACGCTTTTCGGCTATCGCCATTCACTCGATCAGCAAGTATCTTGCGAGTCCGGTGCGACGGATCGCACTGATACCCTGATCGGCTGGCGTCGGTCGCTACTTTGTAGCCAGGCGGCAACACAACAGACGAGGAATTCGACGATGGCCGAGAGCTGCTGTGGCTGTTCTGCCGGCGATCTCAGTGAGGCGTCCGGGGGACAACGACGCGCCCTGATCGCGGCGCTGGTAATCAATGCCGTGATGTTCGTGGCCGAAATGAGTGTTGGCCTCTGGGCGCACTCAAGCGCACTGCAGGCCGATTCGGTCGATATGTTGATCGATGCGGTGGGTCTAGGGATCGGGCTATTCGCTCTCAACCGTACGCTTCGTGCTCGCACCCGCGCCGGTTTCACAAATGCTTTGATTGAGCTTGTACTTGCGGCGGGCATTGGTGCGCAATTGATTCATCAGATTGTGACCGGCGCATTGCCCGTAGCCACTATTATGATCGGCATGGGCTTCATAGCGCTGCTGGCCAATCTGGCCTCCGCTGGCCTTCTAATGCGCTATCGTCACCAAGACATCAACATGCGGGCGATGTGGCTATGTACGCGTAACGATGCCATTGGCAATGCCGCAACCGTAGTCGCGGGTGGCCTAGTGCTCGTCTTCAACGTGCCATGGCCCGATTGGATCGTGGGGGCCCTGGTCGCGCTCTTATTTGGTTACACGGCCGTGGGCATCCTGCGCGAGGCCTCGGGGCAAGCTGCAACAGCCGGAAAGCGTATGACAGAAAAGATTTAG
- a CDS encoding cation-translocating P-type ATPase → MAAQKTTPYQPLADDAQARTVAPDASHHHDHGSHGHYHGDDDHGHDHDHSFEWPEALRIGLVALASVLVWFRVWEPVSAISLIGVVGLVIGGWPILKEAFENVIARRMTMELSMTIAIAAAAAIGEFFTALVITLFVLVAEVLEGLTVGRGRKAIRDLLEFLPDEVSVRRAGAIRAVAAQELAVGDAVLVAPGGRLPGDGVVLSGHSFVDESRITGESMPVEKTAGAPVFAGSINQSGALEIAAERIGRDTSYGKIIEAVERAEQSRAPVQRLADRLAGYLVYFALGAAVLTFLITRDIYSTISVIIVAGACGIAAGTPLAILGAIGRSARLGAIVKGGIHLETLGQVDTVVLDKTGTLTFGRPEVQHVVPVAGVTREELLDAAAAAELRSEHPLGKAIVAYAQRQNRPAVEPARFDYTPGRGISTQVRETTVLVGNRPWMADHGIDVPTAFDQDSETGSEVLVARDGHLLGAIEIADTVRPEAQRAVEALHRMGIRVVLLTGDARRVADAVGTALGIQDIEAQLLPEDKLARIQALVGLKHKIAMVGDGVNDAPALAQADVGIAMGSGTDVAQESADVVLLGNDLERFVKTLAVARRTRRIIWQNFVGTIGVDALGIALAAFGFLDPLLAAAIHVVSELIFILNSARLLPAPEKTRTAAAPESKPAAA, encoded by the coding sequence ATGGCCGCCCAGAAAACAACCCCGTATCAGCCATTGGCCGATGATGCCCAAGCGAGAACGGTCGCGCCGGACGCCTCGCATCATCACGATCATGGCTCGCATGGCCATTATCATGGCGATGACGATCATGGGCATGATCACGACCATTCGTTCGAGTGGCCTGAGGCGTTGCGCATCGGCCTGGTGGCCTTGGCCTCGGTACTCGTGTGGTTTCGTGTCTGGGAACCGGTTTCGGCAATCAGCCTCATCGGCGTTGTCGGGCTGGTGATCGGCGGCTGGCCGATTCTCAAGGAGGCATTCGAGAACGTCATCGCGCGGCGTATGACCATGGAACTATCGATGACGATCGCGATCGCGGCGGCCGCCGCGATTGGCGAATTCTTTACGGCCTTGGTCATCACCTTGTTCGTGCTGGTCGCCGAAGTGCTGGAAGGCTTGACCGTCGGCCGTGGCCGCAAGGCGATCCGCGATCTGCTCGAGTTTCTGCCCGACGAAGTGTCGGTTCGCCGGGCCGGTGCGATTCGAGCCGTCGCGGCGCAGGAATTGGCGGTGGGCGATGCGGTCCTGGTCGCGCCCGGTGGCCGACTGCCGGGCGATGGCGTGGTGCTTTCAGGGCATTCGTTCGTCGACGAATCCCGTATTACCGGCGAATCCATGCCGGTGGAAAAGACCGCGGGCGCGCCGGTCTTCGCCGGCTCCATCAACCAGTCCGGCGCGCTGGAGATCGCCGCTGAGCGAATCGGCCGGGATACGAGTTACGGCAAGATCATCGAGGCGGTCGAACGGGCCGAGCAATCCCGCGCGCCGGTTCAGCGCCTGGCGGATCGTCTGGCCGGTTATCTGGTGTATTTCGCGCTCGGTGCGGCTGTCCTGACCTTCCTGATCACGCGCGATATCTATTCCACGATCTCGGTGATCATCGTCGCCGGGGCCTGCGGCATTGCCGCCGGCACGCCGCTGGCTATTCTCGGCGCGATCGGCCGGTCAGCGCGATTAGGCGCCATTGTCAAAGGCGGCATCCATCTGGAAACCCTCGGTCAGGTCGACACGGTCGTGCTCGACAAGACCGGCACGCTGACCTTCGGCCGACCCGAAGTGCAGCACGTCGTACCGGTCGCCGGCGTTACCCGCGAAGAGCTGCTCGATGCCGCGGCGGCCGCCGAGTTGCGTTCCGAGCACCCGCTCGGCAAAGCAATCGTCGCGTATGCCCAACGCCAGAACCGCCCGGCAGTCGAACCGGCCCGCTTCGATTACACACCAGGGCGTGGCATCTCGACCCAGGTCCGCGAGACCACGGTCCTGGTCGGCAACCGCCCCTGGATGGCGGATCATGGAATCGACGTGCCGACTGCGTTTGATCAGGACAGCGAGACCGGCTCGGAAGTCCTGGTTGCCCGCGACGGCCACCTGTTGGGCGCCATCGAGATCGCGGATACCGTGCGGCCTGAAGCACAACGCGCGGTCGAAGCATTGCACCGGATGGGTATCCGGGTGGTGCTGCTGACGGGAGACGCCCGCCGGGTGGCGGATGCCGTGGGTACGGCGCTCGGCATTCAAGATATCGAAGCGCAATTGCTGCCCGAGGACAAGCTGGCGCGTATTCAGGCACTCGTTGGCCTCAAGCACAAGATCGCTATGGTCGGCGACGGGGTCAATGATGCCCCGGCCCTGGCCCAGGCCGATGTCGGCATCGCCATGGGATCAGGCACCGACGTGGCGCAGGAAAGCGCTGACGTGGTGCTGTTGGGCAACGATCTCGAACGCTTCGTCAAGACGCTCGCCGTGGCCCGGCGCACGCGTCGCATCATCTGGCAAAACTTTGTGGGTACCATCGGCGTCGACGCGCTCGGCATTGCGCTGGCGGCCTTTGGGTTCCTCGACCCGTTGCTCGCAGCGGCGATCCATGTCGTCTCGGAGCTGATCTTCATACTTAACTCGGCTCGACTTCTGCCAGCACCTGAGAAAACCAGGACGGCAGCCGCGCCCGAATCCAAACCCGCGGCGGCATGA
- a CDS encoding metalloregulator ArsR/SmtB family transcription factor, translated as MNGAPARPIESDTSALQPEDFFQALADSTRLRCLVLIATHDELCVCELVHALDLSQPKISRHLKLLRDAGIVGDRRERIWVHYRIAKNLSTWARQVIATTVAANVESSPFADDALQLATMPDRPSERCAN; from the coding sequence ATGAACGGTGCACCGGCTCGACCTATCGAATCCGATACCTCAGCGCTGCAACCCGAAGATTTCTTCCAGGCATTGGCGGACAGCACACGCCTGCGCTGCCTCGTGCTGATCGCCACACACGACGAACTGTGTGTCTGTGAATTGGTGCACGCGCTCGACCTGTCCCAACCGAAAATTTCGCGCCACCTGAAACTGCTGCGCGACGCCGGCATCGTGGGCGATCGACGCGAGCGCATCTGGGTGCACTACCGCATCGCCAAGAACCTGTCCACCTGGGCGCGACAAGTCATTGCGACGACGGTCGCGGCAAACGTCGAGTCGTCGCCCTTCGCCGATGACGCCCTGCAACTGGCGACCATGCCGGACCGCCCCAGCGAACGCTGCGCCAACTGA
- the merA gene encoding mercury(II) reductase produces the protein MNDSTTARAWNDDSSTAAPSRIAQDSGDDNLHVAIIGSGSGAFAAAIRAAEAGARVTLIESGDIIGGTCVNVGCVPSKIQIRAAELAQHQRHNPFEGLADREPKIDRSRLQSQQQSRVEELREAKYQKILDDNPAITLRRGQARFEDAHTLIIAAQDGTEHRLAADRILIATGASPTIPPILGLADTPYWTSDEAVFSSEAPEHLLVIGASVVAVEQAQAFRRLGSEVTVLARSTLLSSEDPALGDGIAAAFRAEGIDVREHTQARAVRFEAGQFILDTDDGPIQGDRLLVATGRAPNTRDLALDKVGVETDDSGAILVDTSLRTSAEAIYATGDCTTLPQFVYVAAAGGTRAAVNMTGGHARLDLSAMPAVIFTDPQVATVGLDERQAQARGLEVETRTLGLEHVPRALANFETRGFVKLVAEAGTHRLLGAQILAPEAGEMIQTAVLAVHHGMTVEALGDLLFPYLVHVEALKLCAQTFTKDVEQLSCCAG, from the coding sequence ATGAACGATTCCACTACCGCGCGCGCCTGGAACGACGACTCATCGACGGCCGCGCCGTCGCGGATCGCGCAAGACAGCGGCGACGACAACCTGCATGTCGCCATCATCGGCAGCGGCAGCGGGGCGTTTGCGGCCGCCATCCGCGCCGCCGAGGCCGGAGCGCGTGTCACCCTGATCGAGTCGGGCGATATCATCGGCGGCACCTGTGTCAACGTCGGCTGTGTGCCCTCCAAGATCCAGATTCGCGCGGCTGAACTGGCCCAGCATCAGCGCCACAATCCGTTCGAGGGGCTGGCAGATCGCGAGCCGAAGATCGACCGGTCCCGTCTGCAGAGCCAACAGCAGTCGCGGGTCGAAGAGCTACGCGAAGCCAAGTACCAGAAGATCCTTGATGATAATCCGGCGATTACCCTGCGTCGCGGGCAGGCCCGTTTCGAGGATGCTCATACGCTGATCATCGCGGCACAGGACGGGACCGAACATCGCTTGGCGGCCGATCGGATCCTGATCGCCACAGGTGCCTCGCCGACGATCCCCCCGATACTGGGCCTGGCCGACACACCGTATTGGACCTCCGATGAAGCGGTCTTCAGTTCGGAGGCGCCCGAGCATCTACTCGTCATTGGGGCCTCGGTGGTCGCCGTCGAACAGGCCCAGGCGTTTCGCCGTCTGGGTTCCGAGGTCACCGTGCTGGCCCGAAGCACGCTGCTGTCCAGCGAGGATCCGGCGCTGGGCGACGGCATCGCAGCGGCTTTTCGAGCCGAAGGGATCGACGTGCGTGAGCATACCCAGGCGCGTGCGGTACGTTTCGAGGCCGGGCAATTCATTCTCGACACCGACGACGGCCCGATCCAGGGCGATCGACTGCTGGTCGCCACGGGACGCGCCCCGAATACCCGTGATCTGGCGCTGGACAAGGTCGGGGTGGAGACCGATGACAGCGGTGCAATCCTGGTGGACACGTCGCTGCGTACCAGCGCCGAGGCTATCTATGCCACCGGCGATTGCACGACGCTGCCCCAGTTCGTCTATGTGGCCGCTGCCGGCGGTACCCGGGCGGCGGTCAACATGACCGGCGGACACGCCCGGCTGGACCTATCCGCCATGCCCGCGGTGATCTTTACCGATCCGCAGGTGGCAACCGTGGGATTGGATGAACGCCAGGCACAGGCGCGGGGCCTAGAAGTCGAGACCCGCACGCTGGGCCTGGAACACGTACCACGGGCGCTGGCCAACTTCGAGACCCGCGGCTTCGTCAAACTGGTCGCCGAGGCGGGCACTCATCGCCTGCTGGGCGCCCAGATTCTGGCCCCCGAGGCCGGCGAGATGATCCAGACCGCCGTACTGGCCGTGCACCACGGCATGACCGTCGAGGCCCTGGGCGATCTGCTGTTTCCTTATCTGGTGCACGTCGAAGCGCTCAAGCTCTGTGCCCAGACCTTTACCAAGGATGTCGAGCAGCTGTCCTGTTGTGCCGGCTGA
- a CDS encoding arsenate reductase ArsC yields MNILYVCTDNSCRSQIAEGWTRHLGGDRVSVRSAGLEAHGINPNAVATMQAVGIDISNQPSSVLHNADIEWADVVVTVCGHADEHCPVLPTGTRNIHWPLEDPARVVGNAQEIENAFATTRDAMRVYVEQLLNEPATTLN; encoded by the coding sequence ATGAATATTCTCTATGTCTGTACCGACAACAGTTGCCGCTCGCAAATCGCCGAAGGGTGGACCCGGCATCTGGGCGGCGACCGGGTATCGGTGCGCTCGGCCGGTCTCGAAGCCCACGGCATTAATCCCAACGCGGTCGCAACCATGCAGGCGGTCGGCATTGATATCTCCAACCAGCCGTCGTCGGTGCTGCACAACGCCGATATCGAATGGGCAGACGTGGTGGTGACCGTCTGCGGCCATGCCGATGAACACTGTCCTGTGCTGCCGACCGGTACACGTAATATCCACTGGCCGCTCGAAGATCCGGCCCGTGTAGTTGGCAACGCGCAGGAAATCGAGAACGCGTTTGCCACCACCCGAGACGCCATGCGTGTTTACGTGGAACAACTGCTCAACGAGCCGGCGACCACCCTGAACTGA
- a CDS encoding arsenate reductase ArsC, producing the protein MLFLCQHNSARSILGEALVNSMPASGLRAYSAGSDPADAVHPQTLALLESLSIPTDKLHPKHWDIFASSDAPPMDFVFTVCDKTASQICPAWPNKPVTGHWGIADPSRVVDDPEQERQAFRDALHDISRRVQLFMSLPIASRDRLTLQRDVEIIGRDTSDASSESET; encoded by the coding sequence GTGCTGTTTCTGTGTCAGCACAACAGCGCCCGCAGTATCCTTGGCGAGGCACTGGTGAACTCGATGCCGGCCAGTGGCCTTCGCGCTTACAGCGCTGGAAGCGATCCGGCCGATGCGGTCCATCCGCAAACGCTGGCTCTGCTCGAATCACTTTCGATTCCTACCGATAAGCTGCATCCCAAGCACTGGGATATTTTTGCCTCCTCCGACGCGCCGCCCATGGATTTCGTCTTCACCGTGTGCGACAAGACGGCAAGCCAGATTTGTCCGGCGTGGCCGAACAAACCGGTTACGGGGCACTGGGGCATCGCTGACCCATCGCGCGTAGTCGACGACCCGGAACAAGAGCGTCAAGCGTTCCGCGATGCATTGCATGACATCAGTCGCCGGGTACAACTGTTCATGAGCCTGCCGATCGCGTCGCGCGATCGACTCACGCTGCAACGAGACGTTGAGATCATCGGCCGCGATACATCGGATGCCAGCTCGGAGTCCGAGACATGA